The Stenotrophomonas maltophilia sequence GTAGAAGGTCTTGTACAGCTCGGCGTCGATCAGCCCCAGCAGCAGCGCGCTGTACTGCGCATGCACCTGCAGCCAGAGCGCACGTTGGCCGATCGCCTCGCCGGCAAGGCGGCGCAGTGCATCCATCTGCTCGGCGATGCACAGGTCGTACAGCACAATGCGCTCGACCGCATCCTGCCGGGCACCGGCCCAGTCGCGCTGCTCGAAGCGCTGCCGCGCACGAGCGGTCACGCCCGCGAATCGAGCATGGTAATCCTCGAAGCCATCGCGGATGGCCACCGCGATGCGCGGTGCCAGCTCGGCAGCAATGTGAGGCTCGGACATTCAGGGCTTACCCGGTAGGACCGGCTTCACCATACGCTGGCGTGGGGCGGCTTGTGTAGAGCCGGGCCCATGCCCGGCTTGGTTCACCGCAATCTGCCCGAAGCACAGCCGAGCGCCGGTCCGGCTCTGCAGGGGCAGGTCCATTGCGTCCCACGAAAACGCAACGATTCCTACAGACCCCGGTCCACCGTGTTGCCTACCCTTCCAGGCTCACAACGGCACGAGGTGACGCATGCAGCAAATGACCCTGATCCCGCGCATGGAGGAAGGCAATGTAATCCCGCAGCGGGCGCGGGACGGCTACATCAGCGCCACCGCGCTGTGCCAGTCCGTGAACAAGCGCTGGTCTGACTACCGGGCACTGAAATCGACGGAGGAGTTCCTGCAGGAGCTCACCCTCCAGACCGGGCTGGCCGAGCACGAACTCATCCACGTGGTCTCCGGCGGCATCCCGACCATGCAGGGCACCTGGATCCATCCCTATCTGGCCATCAACCTGGGCCAGTGGCTGTCGCGCAAGTTCGCGGTGAAGGTCGCGCAGTGGGTGGTGGAATGGCAGCAGGGCCACGCCAACGCGGTAATGCCCGCGCATATCGAGCGCTACCTGCAGAACCGGGCCAAGGTACCGTACACCCATTTCTCGATGCTCAACGAGCTGACGTTGAACCTGATCGCGCCGCTTGAAGACGCCGGTTACACCCTGCCGCAGGCGCTGGTGCCGGATATTTCCGAAGGGCGCCTGTTCTGCAAGTGGCTGAGGGACCACCGGGGCGTCGACACCGATGCACTGCCCATGTATGACCACACCTATCCGGATGGACGCACGGTGCCGGCCAAGCTGTACCCCAACGAGTTCTACGAGGACTTCCGCCGCCACTTCAATGAAGTATGGCTCCCCGAGAAAGCACCGGCATACTTTGCAGCGCGGGACAGCAAGGCGCTTTCGTTCGTGACCGCGCTGCTGCTTCCGGTACCGTGACTGCGGCTGGAAACAGACGAGCATGACGTTTCGTTCTCCTGTGGACCCGAGCCCATGCTCGGCTCCACAGGAGCCGGCGGTTCAGATCGCCAGATCGGCCTCCACGTCCTGTACCTTGCGCCGGGCCAGGGCCAGGTTGGACTTGGTACGGTCGAGCACGATGTAGAAGAACAGGCCCTTCTTCTTCGCCACCGGGCGCATGATGTGGTACGCCTTGCCCAGCGAGATCAGGATGTCCTCGATGCTGTCGTTGAGATTCAGCGATGCGGCGGTCTTCATCTTGGCGCGGATCACTTCGGTGTTGCCTGCGGCGGCCACTTCCATGTCCATGCCGGCACCGGCCTCACCCAGCAGCATGCCGCTTTCGTAGTCGACCAGCGCCACTGCCTGCGCGCCGTCGATGCCCATCAGTGCGTTCAACGATTCATTCAATCCAGCCACGTCGCACCCCTTGTCGATGTTGGTTCGAGCCCCTCGTTCCCCTGCGGCCGGGCTCACGATCCGCCGAGTTCGGCCAGGATCGCCTGGCCACATTCCCTGCTCTGCCACAGCACCTGGCCGATCACGCTGCGCTGGTCGCAGGCTGCCATCAGCAGCAGCGGTGCGCGCCCTTCGGCCTGGATGGCCAGCATCAGCACCTTGCCACCCGCGGCCTCCAGCATCAGCGTCTGCAGATCACCCAGCACCAGTTCGCGCCCCACTGCTGCGGCCAGCGCCAGCATCGCGCTGGTCATCGCTGCCAGGCGTTCACCGCGCCCTTCGGCACCGGCACTGACCAGGGCGAAGCCATCGACACTGGCCAGCACCACCGTGCGCACGCCTTCCACCCGCTGCCGCAGGTCCTGCAGCAGCGGCTGCAGGCGCTCACGCTGGCCGGCATCGGGCAGTACCGCCACCTGCCCATCAACCATGCGCGGCCACCAGTGCATGCGCTTCCATTTCGCTCATCAGTACATCCATCAGCAGCAGTCCCTGTTCGCGGTCGCGGGCATCCACTGCCAGCAATGGCAGCGGTTGATCATCGAGACTGGCGCGTGCGGCCCAGTCGTCCAGCGCGGCGTGCGGTGCCTGGTCCAGATGGGTGACGGCCACCACCAGCGCCAATGACGATGCGAACGGTCGCAGTACCTGCAGGTAATCCTCCAGTTCGGCAACCACGCCCGCGCGCCGCGCATCCAGCAGCAGCACGGCGCCGCGGGCGCCCTGCAGCAGGATCGGCCAGAGGAAATCGAAACACTGCTGGCCCGGCGTGCCGTACAGCCGCAGGCGCTCGTCATTGGGCAGATCGATATCGGCATAGTCCAGCGCGACGGTGGTGGACGCCTTGTCGGCACCGATGCGGTCACTGTTGGCCACATCGGTATCGATCACCGCCCCGGCCGCGATGCTGCGCACCAGGGTCGACTTGCCACTGCCCATGCCGCCCAGCACGACCACCTTGTGCTCACGCATTGCGCTCGCTCCCGCGCAGGTGCCGCCACAGGCGGGCAAGCAGGCCGTTGTCGGTGCCAGTGCCGCTGCCACGTACTGTCGGCATCGGTGCCACCGGGGCGCTCTGCAATTGCGCGTAGCCGCACAGGTAGGCGGCATGGATGAAATCGCGCACCGCCGCAGCCGGCAACTCAAGCAGCATCGCGCACTCGTCAACCGTGCACGCGCGCTTGAGCAGCAGCGAGCATAGCCGGAAGCCATCGTGGTCATGGCCCAGTACGCGGAAGTCGGGCCAGCGCAGCAGCTTCACTGAGGCGCCACGCAGGCGTTCGTCCAATGCCTGCCAATGGCGGCTGCGCTGTGCCCACTGCCACAGCAGCGGCCGCAGTGGTTGGCGTGGCCGCTCGCCGGCCAGCGCCTGCAGGCGTGCCGGCGTCAGCGCATCCAGTTGCAGGCGTTCGAAGGCATCGGCCAAACGCTCCACCAGCGCCGCAGCCGGTTCCTGCAGCAGCACGGCCTGGTCGTGCTCCAGATCCATCAGCAGCAGAGGCTCGCCCGCATCACTCAACAGTGCCTGGCCCTGTCGCAACGGCAGCCGCTCGCGCAACAGGCGGGTGATGGCATGCGCACCATCGGCCAGGCGGATCGGTGCGGGTGCATGCATTGCCAGGGGTTCCGCTGCCAACTGCATGCCGCGCAATGCACGGCCGATGGCACCGTCATCAAGTATGTCCTGGTGGCCATCGCCGTCGCGCAGCTGGCCCCCCAGATCCTCGATCCAGCACTGCAGTCGCGGGCGTTGCTGGCGCATGCGCTGGGCCGCGTTGCGCAGCGCCGGCGTATCGCGGATGACCAGCAGGTCGCAATCATCCAGGTCCTGGCTGCGGCGGATCTGGCCGTCCGGCAGGGCCGATGCCACGCGCAGCCGTTGCAGCAGGGCCTGCTCGCCCTGGATGTCGGTTCCCACTACCAGCACGCGTGCCATCCGTGTTCCCCGTGCGGCCACCTCCCCGGTGGCCTCGCGTCGCCAAGGCTAGGGCATCGCCAACGGCAGCCGTCGTGATCGACTGCTCAGATCGAGGGCCGCTGCGGATCCACTCATATCCGTTCTGCGACGGCCATCGCGGGCAAGTTTCATGCCCCTTTGACGGCATTCCGACAGCCAACGGAAGTCACGGTTCTGGACGCGGGTCGAATGGGGTCAGATCCCTTTTGCATGGCAAAAGGGATCTGACCCCAGAGCCAAAAAGAAACCCGCGCCGAAGCGCGGGTTCCGGTGTCACGACCGAGCGGCGATGGATCAGCCGCGCAGCTGCTCCAGCGCGGCGTTGAAGGTCGCGCTCGGGCGCATGGCCTTGCTCGCCTTGGCCACGTCCGGGCGGTAGTAGCCGCCGATGTCCACGGCCTTGCCCTGCACCGCGATCAGCTCTTCGACAATCCTCTGCTCGTTGTCGGTCAGCGCCTTGGCCAGCGGTGCGAAGCGTGCCTTCAGTGCAGCATCTTCGTCCTGCGCGGCCAGGGCCTGGGCCCAGTACAGCGCGATGTAGAAGTGGCTGCCACGGTTGTCGATGCCACCCAGCTTGCGCGACGGCGACTTGTCGTTGTCCAGGAACTGGCCGTTGGCTTCGTCCAGCGCCTTGGCCAGCACGCGGGCGGCGGCATTCTCGTAGCGGTTGCCCAGGTGCTCCAGCGACGCAGCCAGGGCCAGGAACTCACCCAGCGAATCCCAGCGCAGGTAGTCCTCTTCCACGAACTGCTGAACGTGCTTCGGGGCCGAACCACCGGCGCCGGTCTCGAACAGGCCGCCACCGGCCATCAGCGGCACGATCGACAGCATCTTGGCGCTGGTGCCCAGCTCCATGATCGGGAACAGGTCGGTGAGGTAGTCGCGCAGCACGTTGCCGGTCACCGAGATGGTGTCCTCGCCCTTGCGGATGCGGTCCAGCGAGAACGCGGTGGCTTCCACCGGAGGCAGGATGCGGATGTCCAGGCCGGCGGTGTCGTGGTTCTTCAGGTAGGTCTCGACCTTGGCGATGACCTGCGCGTCGTGGGCGCGGGCGGCATCCAGCCAGAACACGGCCGGGGTGTTGCTCAGGCGGGCGCGCTCGACGGCCAGCTTGACCCAGTCCTGGATCGGCGCGTCCTTGGTCTGGCACATGCGCCAGATGTCACCGGCTTCCACGGCGTGCTCGAACACCACGGTGCCGGCATCGTCGGTGACCTTGACCACGCCGTCGGCGGCGATCTGGAAGGTCTTGTCGTGCGAGCCGTACTCTTCGGCCTTCTGCGCCATCAGGCCGACGTTCGGCACCGAGCCCATGGTGGCCGGGTCGAAGGCGCCGTGCGCCTTGCAGTCGTCGATGACGGCCTGGTACACGCCGGCGTAGCAGCGGTCCGGAATGACCGCCTTGGTGTCCTGCAGCTTGCCTTCGACGTTCCACATCTTGCCGGAGTCGCGGATCATCGCCGGCATCGAGGCGTCGACGATCACGTCGCTCGGCACGTGCAGGTTGGTGATGCCCTTGTCCGAATTGACCATGGCCACGCCCGGACGCTGTGCGTACTCGGCAGCCAGGTCGGCTTCGATCGCAGCGCGGGTGGCTTCGGGCAGCGACGGCAGGCGCGCGGCCAGGTCACCGATGCCGTTGTTGGCGTCGAAACCGGCCTGCTTGAGCACGTCGGCGTGCTTGGCCAGCACGTCCTTGTAGAACTCGTTGACCGCCACGCCGAACATGATCGGGTCGGAGACCTTCATCATGGTCGCCTTCAGGTGCAGCGAGAACAGCACGCCCTGGGCCTTGGCATCGGCGATCTGCTCACCGATGAACGCGGCCAGTGCCTTGCGGCTCATGACGGCGGCATCGACGATCTCGCCAGCCTTGACCGCGGTCTTTTCCTTCAGCACGACGGCGCTGCCGTCCTTGCCGTGGAAGGTGATCTTCAGCGCACCGGCGTTGGCCAGGGTGGCCGACTTCTCGCTGCCGTAGAAATCGCCGGCGGCCATGTGCGCGACGTGCGACTTCGAATCCGACGCCCAGGCACCCATGCGATGCGGGTGCTTGCGCGCGTAGTTCTTCACCGACAGCGGTGCGCGGCGGTCGGAGTTGCCCTCGCGCAGCACCGGGTTCACCGCACTGCCCTTGACCTTGTCGTAGCGCGCCTTGTAGTCGCGCTGCTGGTCGTCAGCCGGGGTTTCCGGGTAATCCGGCAGCGGGTAACCCTGGTCCTGCAGTTCCTTGATGGCCGCCTTCAGCTGCGGCACCGAAGCGGAGATGTTCGGCAGCTTGATGATGTTGGCGTCCGGGGTGGTCGCCAGCTGGCCCAGCTCGGCCAGGTCGTCGCTGACCTTCTGCGCGTCGCTGAGCAGTTCCGGGAACTGCGACAGGATGCGGCCGGACAGCGAGATGTCACGGGTTTCCACCACGATGCCGGCAGTGGCGGTGTAGGCGTCGACGATCGGCAGCAGCGACTGGGTCGCCAGGAACGGTGCTTCGTCGGTCAGCGTGTAGAGGATCTTGGACATGGGGGACTTGGACTCTGTAGCAATGCTCAGGGGAAGGCCGGCGCCAGCGCCGGGCCACGTGCAACCGTGTCGCTTTCCCCCGTCGCCGTCAGGGTGGGCGCGCGGCGGGGAAACCCCTGCATTGTCGCGTTTTCAGCCGCGCGGGGCAAAGCCGCGCCATACGCGGCGGTACTGCACGGTGGCAACGCTGTGATCCATCCACGCATGGCGTGGATCCACGCAAACGCCGCCGCCAGTAGATCCACGCCGTGCGTGGATGAAGCCAACCATCGCCCAATAAAAAAGGACGCAGCCTCGCGGCTGCGTCCATCGTGAGTCCTGCCGGGAGAGAGTCGGCAGGACTTACTTGACCTCGAACTCCTGCGGCGTTCCGGCCGCCTTGCCATCGACCATGACCTCGGCGCGGTACTTGCCGGCCGGCCAGCCCTTTGCATTCTTGAATGTGACGTTGGTGGTCTCCGCGCCGCTGGCATTCAGGGTCGCGGTCTGTTCGCCGGCCACCTGGCCGTCCTGGAAGGTCAGCTTGGCGCCGACATTGACGTTGTTGGCAGCGCCATCGGTCTTGACCGAGACGATGACGTCATCCTTCGGCGAGAACAGTGCAGCCGGGGCGACCGACTTGTCGGCGGCAGCGGTCTTGCCCACGGTGACAGTGGAAACACTGACCGCAGCAGCTTCCGCCATCGGCGGCGGTGCACCGGTCATCGGCGCCGGCGCTGCCGGCTCGGCCGGAGCCGTGGCCACCGGAGCGGCGTTGGTGTCGGTCGACTCCTCTTTCTTCTTGCAACCGACCAGGGCGACGCTGCCCAGCAGGGCGGCGATCAGGGCGGTCTGGAGCGGGGTGGTCTTGATCATTCGGGGTTCCTCCCAGGGATTGTCGGACGGCGTTCGATCGCCGGCTTACTTCGGCGGCAGCTTCAGGGTCTGGCCCGGGAAAATCTTGTCCGGGTCGTCAAGCACATCGCGGTTGGCTTCGAAGATCTTCTTCCAGGCGTTGGCGTCGCCCAGATGCTGCTTGGCGATCTTCGACAGCGAGTCGCCCTTCTGCACGGTGTAGGTGCCGCCGCTGACGATCTCGGCGGTGCTGTCCACCGAAGCGCTGACGCCGGAGAAGT is a genomic window containing:
- a CDS encoding LysM peptidoglycan-binding domain-containing protein, which encodes MSTEKKADFSGVSASVDSTAEQVPKADFSGVSASVDSTAEIVSGGTYTVQKGDSLSKIAKQHLGDANAWKKIFEANRDVLDDPDKIFPGQTLKLPPK
- a CDS encoding GTP-binding protein, producing MREHKVVVLGGMGSGKSTLVRSIAAGAVIDTDVANSDRIGADKASTTVALDYADIDLPNDERLRLYGTPGQQCFDFLWPILLQGARGAVLLLDARRAGVVAELEDYLQVLRPFASSLALVVAVTHLDQAPHAALDDWAARASLDDQPLPLLAVDARDREQGLLLMDVLMSEMEAHALVAAHG
- a CDS encoding KilA-N domain-containing protein encodes the protein MTLIPRMEEGNVIPQRARDGYISATALCQSVNKRWSDYRALKSTEEFLQELTLQTGLAEHELIHVVSGGIPTMQGTWIHPYLAINLGQWLSRKFAVKVAQWVVEWQQGHANAVMPAHIERYLQNRAKVPYTHFSMLNELTLNLIAPLEDAGYTLPQALVPDISEGRLFCKWLRDHRGVDTDALPMYDHTYPDGRTVPAKLYPNEFYEDFRRHFNEVWLPEKAPAYFAARDSKALSFVTALLLPVP
- a CDS encoding NADP-dependent isocitrate dehydrogenase produces the protein MSKILYTLTDEAPFLATQSLLPIVDAYTATAGIVVETRDISLSGRILSQFPELLSDAQKVSDDLAELGQLATTPDANIIKLPNISASVPQLKAAIKELQDQGYPLPDYPETPADDQQRDYKARYDKVKGSAVNPVLREGNSDRRAPLSVKNYARKHPHRMGAWASDSKSHVAHMAAGDFYGSEKSATLANAGALKITFHGKDGSAVVLKEKTAVKAGEIVDAAVMSRKALAAFIGEQIADAKAQGVLFSLHLKATMMKVSDPIMFGVAVNEFYKDVLAKHADVLKQAGFDANNGIGDLAARLPSLPEATRAAIEADLAAEYAQRPGVAMVNSDKGITNLHVPSDVIVDASMPAMIRDSGKMWNVEGKLQDTKAVIPDRCYAGVYQAVIDDCKAHGAFDPATMGSVPNVGLMAQKAEEYGSHDKTFQIAADGVVKVTDDAGTVVFEHAVEAGDIWRMCQTKDAPIQDWVKLAVERARLSNTPAVFWLDAARAHDAQVIAKVETYLKNHDTAGLDIRILPPVEATAFSLDRIRKGEDTISVTGNVLRDYLTDLFPIMELGTSAKMLSIVPLMAGGGLFETGAGGSAPKHVQQFVEEDYLRWDSLGEFLALAASLEHLGNRYENAAARVLAKALDEANGQFLDNDKSPSRKLGGIDNRGSHFYIALYWAQALAAQDEDAALKARFAPLAKALTDNEQRIVEELIAVQGKAVDIGGYYRPDVAKASKAMRPSATFNAALEQLRG
- a CDS encoding roadblock/LC7 domain-containing protein; this translates as MVDGQVAVLPDAGQRERLQPLLQDLRQRVEGVRTVVLASVDGFALVSAGAEGRGERLAAMTSAMLALAAAVGRELVLGDLQTLMLEAAGGKVLMLAIQAEGRAPLLLMAACDQRSVIGQVLWQSRECGQAILAELGGS